ttattggtattttgagacagggtttccttgtgtagctctggctgtcctggaacttattctgtagaccaggctggccttgaactcacaaagatctgcctgcctctgcctcctgagtgttggtattaaaggcgtgcctcACCACTGGGGGGCACTTTCACTtctaaaaaaatgtgtgtatgtgtggttttgtgtgtatgagagtgcaGTGcccgtgaaggccagaagagggcatttcaTCCCTTGGAGCTCGTGTTACAGgggtttgtgagccacctaaGGCGGGTGCAAAGGAGCAAACTTACATGCTCTGGAATAGCAGTGGTACATGacccaactgctgagccatctctccagcccttctttctttttccttgttttaaaaagtatttgtgtgtgtgcgtgagcgtatgtgtgtgcatgcacacgggTATGTAAAGGTGAGTGCTTCTTCTTCTTGGGTCCAGGGATCAGACTAAGGTACTCATGCTTGGCGGCAAGCATGAGTTGATCCATCTCGTCTCACCTACCCCTatttgctttctctctccctctctctctctctctctctctctctctctctctctccccccctcctcctctctccctccctatctctctatctctatctctatctgtaATGTGGTCCAAGCTGTCTCtgagggttttgtttggttggggtCAGGTTCTTTTtcggttttgtttggttttgttttgttggaggtaggggatgagacagggtttctctgtgtagccctggctgccctggaactcactctgtagaccaggctggcctcgaactcagagatccgccttgctatgtagcccagactggcttgagGGCCAGCCACTCTACTACTTAATTATTCCTTGGTTCCACCCGAGTAGTTTGGTGTTCTTCTTCACGCTGGGGTCTTCCAGCTTCAAGGCCAGGGAGATCCCACCAGCAACCAGCAGCTTTGAACTTGTCTAGGTGCTGGGGAGCGGCCGGCAGGCACGGAGGCTGTGGCGGCGCCCAGCGGCCCAAACAACTGCCCGGACAGGACCAGACCTGGCAGAGCACAGCTTCTGGCCTGGCGTACGGGAGGGGACACCGGCAGGCGGGCGCCGCCCTTCCTGGCGGGAGCTGCCCTGACGGCGTCCGAAAGACACCGAGGCCGCAGTTAGGCTCCTCCGGGGTCAGATCCGATGGAGGGGGCGTGGGCGCGGCCGGGCTCCGGCGCCAGCCTGTTGAAAGCCGCTCGGGTGGCTCCCGGGGCGCAGGGGAGCGCAGCCCTCCCGCCGCGGGCGCCCTGGACCCGGGCCTGGGGCTTTCCGCGCCCGGAGAGCCGCCTGCCCGGGAAAATCCCGGCCCCCTTCCCGGCGCCGCGGCCCTGCCCGGCAGAGCGGGGGGAGGGGATTCCCGGAATCTGCCCGGAGACCGCGCTGACGTCACTGAGCAGAATAGGCCCATATATGGGCAGCGCTTCCGCAGCGTCAGCGGGGAAAGCCCCGGCGCGCCGAGCGAGCGGGGCGGGGCTTACACATTCCGCGTTCTGTCCCGGGCGGCTTCTTCCCGGCCGCTGCCCCCTGCCCAGCGTCGGGTGCCAGGACTCGGGATGAGAGGTCTGGGTGCTTGTACTGGGCCCTAAGATACCTGAAAGGAGCGAGCTCCACGGGCTGGGGGCAGCCCGATCTCCTCCCGCCACCCGCCCAGCTTGGAAGAAAAAGACCACAGAAATTAAtaaagaccatttttttttttacttaaatagattcaataaaaagtcaaacacacacacaaacacatctcaAAATAGACTCTAGACACGAAGTGCGTGTTTCTTCTCCACAGTACTGTGcagagggggagggcagggggcggAGGTCCCTCCCTAGTGTCCCGGCAGGCTGAGTACCAGGCGGCGGGGCCAGCTCCGCCGCGATagcccccttctccctccctgttaaatacacaaatatattatATTCAATATGAATTCggtctcttcccagaaaaaaaaaaaaaacatacaaaatacgCTGGAAGGGGAGCCATGTAAACGTCGGGGTGGAAGGACTGGGCGCAGGCGGGCGAGCCGGAGTCCAGTGTGTATGCGGCGCCCAGGCCTCGGGGCGGGTGCCCGTCgcctgcccccctcaccccagTGGGGGGCGAGCGCCCAGCCTTCCAGGCGGGGGGTGTCCGTACGGAGCGAGGGGGGCGCTCAGAAGGCGTGTCCTTTGACCcccagcagcagctggcagcCGTTGCTGACGTGGGTCATGACCTTCTGCTTGAGCTGGGCCACTTGCTCCCGTAGGAGGCCCGCGGTACTCGACAGCCCCGCGTTCTCAGCCTTGAGTGTCTTCACCTTGTCCTCCAGGCGCGCGATGCGCTCCAGCTTCCGCTTCCGGCACTTGGTGGCCGCCAGCCTGTTCCGCAGCCGCTTTCGCTCCACTTTGATGCGCTCCTGGTCTTCCATGTTGATGGGGGACACCGGCGGCGTGGCGTCGCGGCTGCGTGCCTCTGGCACGGTCTGCGGTTCCTCTTTAAAGGCGGAGGCGCCGCGACCCAAGCCCAGCTGCGCCGGGTGGCCGCCCGCAAAGGGTGGTGCATGTGGGAGGTAGCTGATGGTGGCCGTCGGGTACGAGCTCCCAGTCCCGACAGCGGCCCCGGCGCCTCCAGAGGGTGCAGAGGCTGGGGAATAACTGCTGAGGTTGGTGTAGACGGGAGGCGGCTCTGGACCAGCGTAGACGCCCCCTGGCCCGGCCTGGGGACCCCCGCTGGCGCCCAGGGACACGTTGGGGGGCGTCACGTGGTTCATCTTGTGCAGGTCGTCCAGGGCTTTGACAAAGCCGTCCGCGAAGCCCTCCTGCTCCTCGGTGACGCCGCCTCCTGTACCTCCACTGCTGCCACCCCCACGGGGGTAAAAGTACTGTCCCGGAGGCGTGGGCGTCGTCGTGATCACGCCGTTGCTGTTGGGGACGATCAAACGCTCCAGTTCCGTGGAGGCGAGCTTCAGAGACGCGCCTGTGTCTGATCCCTGACCCGAAAAGTAGCTGCCTGCCCCACTGCCCTCTGGGCCTGGGCCGCGCGCCCCAGGGCCCTTGAGACCCCGATAGGGATCCGCCAGGTTGAGCGCCAAGGTGGGTTTCAGGAGTTTGTAGTCGTGTAGAGACAGACTGCCAGGGGTCCGACCGTATCCCGCCGCTGTGTATGAGTCGTCGTGATAGAAAGGCTGTTCCATTTTCGTGCACATCCGGGCGGTCTGGGAGAGGTCCCCCTGAAGGGCCGCCCTGGGCCTCGCTGCGGCGAGCGGCGGGCTGTCCTCGGCTGCGGCGGGACCCGGTGTCCGGTCGCGCGTCCTCGGCAACTGGAGACGGTCGGCAGCGGCCAGTTGGCAGCTGTGCGTAAAAGCGCTGCCGGGCTTCCGGACCTCGTCTCTCCCTCCGTGGTGCGCCCGCTTTCTCGGCGTCGCTTCCTTCAGTTACCCGCTCCCAGCAGGATCCAAAGCCGGCCCGGCCACCCTCAAGGTCCCCACCGCGCTGCCCCAGCCCCAAGCTTTTATACTGAATTTGTCAGCTGCGGAAGTGCGCCCTGATTGGCCGACACCGGAGCCGGGCCCCCGCGGCCCCCTCCTAGAGcgtggggaaggggaggaggcggCTCGCGTCACTGTCAGGAAGCGCGTGTCCTTGTAAACAGCGGCCACGAGCCGGGTGGCTCTGCGCggctgcagggggaggggctgcagGGATGGAGCCATTCAAGCAAAGGGATGTTGAGGGACTGAGGCACACAGGGTTAGGACTGCGGGAGTCCACCTAGGTGAATATGAGAGCTTGGTACACAGCAGGTGAGGTAGGGGGTGCCTCGGGATATACCCGGAAAAGTCTCGGGGGACCCGGAGTACCTGTAGCTTGAGAACTGACAATACACTAGAAGACCCCAGCAAGCAGGGTAGGGACAAATCGGGAGGAATTTGTTAACATTTGACCCAGGGATTAACTGGAGGTCCCAGGTACAAAGGGCTTGAAGGACTAGAATTGTCACAGGTGGGAGAAAGGAGTAAGGCAGCGAAGCTCAGGTACATATAGTGTAAGTAATAAGTAGGGGTCCTAGAGGACATAGATGAGTCTGAGGATTCTCCTACAAGTGGGAAGGGATTGTGGGGAGGGCAATGTAGATATGCAGAAGGTGAGCAAGGGTCCTCAGTACACTGTGGTAGAAGAGGTGGAGGATGGGAACATGTCTACCAAAGGTTGGGGTCACTGTGGCTACTTGCAGAATTCTGATGGAGAGTTAGAAGGGTCAGGGCACAGCTTCTGAGCTTTAAGGGCGATGACAGTAGGGTAACTGAGATCTGCCTGAGAAGATGACTCGGAGGATCCCAGAGACAAGGGACTTGGACGAATGGGGCTGTACCTCGTGGGTGGTCCCTGGGCACCTGCATACCCTGTACCCCAAGCCCAAAGCCCTCCCTTAGTCACCCTGGGCTCGCCCGATACCCTGTCAGCTCTTGGAGAGCCGACGGGGCGGGATAGCTGGGGCGCGGTCGCCCAACCCCACTCCCTTCCTTAGAAACAGGCTAGGGAAAGAGAGCCGAGGCAGGAAGTGTGGCAACAGCCCCGAGGGGGAAAGAGCCCGGCCCTGTCTCGTCATTCTGATCATACAGGACGGTGCACCCTGCCCTGGGCCCTGCCAAATTCTgctcctgggaagaggaaccccGGCAAGCGACCCCCAGGAAGCCACAGCCCAGCTACAAACGACTGTCTGCTCCCCCTCATCTAATAATGGTTCAGCCTGCAACCTCCGGCGACTACTAAGCCTGGCAGCCCGAGGACTGTTCCATTGACCCTCTGGAGGGGGATGCAGCCTGGGAGCGGGGCCTCATCACCAAGGCAACAGGCCGGAGTCCGCCGAACTGGATTGGGGGCGGGGCAACCCCCTGAATTTCTCCCCAGCATCCATATTAGGGCACAGGAAGAGGTGGGACCAGTGCAGTCTTGGGGCGGAGAGCAAGGAGCCAGGAACCCAGGGTAGCTGCCAGGTCCCAGGGCGCGCCCGGGCCCCCGGACGGCTAGTCCGGACCAGCCTCGACCGCCACCCCCGGGGGCCCCCCGGCGGCCTGGCCCAGCCCCGCGGAACAGCTCTGGGGCTGAGTCCTGTCCCGCCCGGCCGGCTCGGACCCAGCTTGGCAGGTCCCCGCCTGCCCGCGGGCCTGGGTCGGACTTTGCCCCCGGCCCGTCAGGGCGCGGAGGGGGCGGGATGATGCCTTAAGGCATCCCCGGCGCCTGGGCAGGCTGGTACAGGGCTGCCTCCTCCCCTGGGTATGTGCCCTTCCCTTCTGCCAGAAGGTCTAGGGTCCCCTTTCCCTACCCCATATCTTTGAAGTCTGGttacttttctttcctactttgaTTTCATTTGGGGGTGAGTGAGGTACCTTCCACTACACAGTACCTAAAAGGAGGTCACCTCCCTTGCTAAGGCGTCTCCCTCATCTGAGGACCTTCTTTCCACTCAAGTCCGAGGGCGAAAACCTCAAAGGGAGAAAATGGAAGAACTCACAGCCCCTTCTCCAGGACGGGCAAGGTGGCATTTAAGTAGCAAGGTTCCCAGTTAGACACGTGGAACTTCCAAGTAGTCTGGGAGCCACCAGAGAAAGGGGTGAGTCCCATCTCTTACTTTTTCCCAGGCTCGGTCTCTGGTAAGATAGGAGGCTTCTTTAGAGAGAAGCTTAAGGACAGGGGTTAAGTAGTAGACTCAGCTCACCTGGTGTGGGACAGCGGAGGAAATCGAGAAGCAAAGAGAAACATCTGTGAAGGGGGAGGGACGTCCTTCAGAGCAGGGGCATTGGAGAAGAAGGCGCTGGGGACATCCCAGGCTTTGGAGGATCCTTGTGACCCTTAAGTGCTCCCTCTCATCTTGCCCTTGCTTGaacagctcccctcccccaccacagtcTCAAGGGAGATTCCAGAAGCCGCTGAGTCTGCGGGCGTGCTGCCAGGCCTGTGTCTCCTGCCCATGCTAATAACTGCAGCTGACATGTGGCCTGGCCTGAGGGGGTGCTGGCCGCAGCGTTTGGGGGCAGGGCAGGACGGAGGGCAACATGTTGGGAAGCCAACCTGCCTGTCCCACTGGCCAGGAGGCCACACTGACTCACCCATGCCACAGCTGAAGCTGGCTAGGCCAAAGGGAAGTCCTGGAGAGAGGCCAGGTCTACCCAAAGAGGGTCGAAAGGGAAGACAAGAGTGGGTGGCTGGGGGCAAGGAGGCAGGACAAGGGGAGACACCCAGAGAGACAGATGGGGCCAGGTTAGTCTTCTGTAGACATGGAGACTGGGAGATACttaagacaggcagacagactgtCTGAGAAatagtaattattattttaatagctAACACTTATCTGGCTCTTACCATGGACCAGACACTGTTCTAAAGTGGCTTACATAAAGGTCATTGGCTCCTTCCAATGATCCAGGCAATTGCATGCTGTATGAGTTTCCATTTAACatatgagaaactgaggcacaggacaTGAAGGGCCTTTAATAATGTCTCAGAGCTAGAAGGACTAGAATCGGTATACAGTCTGTATGGAATCAGAGCTGGCTGCCTCCTGAACACTGCTATGCTGTAGGTGGGCATTTATGGAGAACCAGCAACATACAAAGCTCTGGTGGACTTTTTGCAAAGGGTCTATCTGTTTTTCCTCAGTGGGAGAAGTAGAGCTGGGCACAGAAAGGTAATATGGCAACTATGCCAGAGTGGGGTCTTCCTTCCTACTCTTTGTATAGGCGTTTGAGCAACGGGTGGGGAAGAGGCCGACCAGGGAGGGCAGGGCTGGCTAAGCTGGTACAGCCGGTTCCAGGCCCCTACCATTCTCACTCTTGTGGCCTGGGCACCACCTCCTCAAGTCGCCCTGCTGGCGCCAGGCCTGCCCATCGTGGAGGGTGTGACatagccccctcccccacactgccTGGGCTGCAGATCAGCACCAGGCTGGCCCAGGTTTCCCCATACCCCAGGGCCTGGACCAGGGGCTACCACTCAGGATAAGGAGGAAgttcacccccacccacccacagtctCTCTGGGGCTTTTGGCCTTGGCACCAGGGACTTCTCCTTCTTATAAATAGTTTGGTGACCGTTCTCCTCCCTGGCCCCACTGACCGGTGCCAGGGTTGCCACCAGGAAACTGGGCTGGGGGCTGCCTGTGAGTCAGCCAGTGGGCAGGCTGGGGCGGGAGCCCGCAAGTCACAGCACCCAGTCTCCTTGTCCCTGCCCCTgggtgtggactggtggctgggCCAGAAGAAGCTAAGAATCCGTCCCAGAGGTCTCCATCTTGGAAGACGGCCAGCCACCTCCTTCCCCTATTCTGCGGTTTTAGGGGTCCATTGCCCCTCATCTGGACAGGAAGTTGCTGGGGTTTCTTGGAAATAAGCTCTATCCTCACACTGATTCAACTGGGCCCAGAGGGAGTTTCCCACACAGCTGCCAAAGACTTGGGGGCCTGAGCTCCACGGTGTCCCCTCTAAAAGAGATATCAGTAGAAAACAACTGATCCCGCTTGGCAGGGGAAGCTGGAGACCAGCCGGGAAGTAGGGGTGATGTTGGGAGAGGAAGTGCCAGGATCTCTGGGCCCCACAGAACCTCAGCAAAGGGTGTGTGAGGGGGTGCAAGTGTGGTTGGCCTGTTAGGGCCTGTGTGAGTGCATGAGGCCTGCTCAGGGCTTCTGTCTGCATGTTGGTCCAACCCTGCAGGGGGTGTGGGCCTATTTGTGAGAGTTCAGTTCTGCTTTGTGTGGATGGGGTGagggtgaggtgtgtgtgtgtgtgtgtgtgtgtgtgtgtgtgtgttctatcagATGGGTGATCTATGGCTCAATTCTGGGCATACACATGGCTAACATTTGTATCTGGTTTGTATGTATGAAGCATCTGTGTTTGCATGTGGTATATGGCTAGTCTCTGGGTTTATGTGTGTAACCTGTAACTgctcacccccaccacacacacacacatatagaccaGCCATGGCTATACATACATTCCAAACACAGACAGGGgcgggagggagaagaggaggcacacttcatgtctgtttttgtggttTATATGTAcctctgagagagaaagagaagcctaGTTGgtctgtatggtgtgtgtgtgtgtgtgtgtgtgtgtgtgtgagagagagagagagagagagagagagaaagatgtggTCTGGCTGGCTGTATGTGTACGTGAGAGAGCATGAGCTCTGTGTGGTTCACGAGCAGTCTGTGTCACCAGCTTCTGTCGGGGTTCTCCATGCTCATGTGTTCATAGATGCTGGGCTGTGGCTTGTAGAAACAAGCCTCTGCATTAGGTATTATTGTCTGTCCAGACTGCATTTGAGAATGTGTCTATCTGTACCCTCCTGTGTTAGGGACtgtagctggacatggtggcacaggccttgaatcccagcactcagaagtcagaggcagacagacctctgtgagttcagctGGGTCTACAAATTGAAttccaggctaaccagggctacacagtgagaccctgtctcaaaaaaataaaaagcaaaattcaAGATGACTGTGTGTAAGTCTTCATCTTCAAATGTATGTGCCACAATTATGTTGGTAGGTAGGTGCCTGAGGCACTCTGAAATGGTATGTAGGTGACTGTGAGgcctctgtccatctgtctgtcgaAGTCTGTTTGTCTCTCCCGTTTCTGTAGAGTAACAATATTACTTGTGCATGTGGCCTAGAGGCTCTCCGTTTGCTTCTGTCCTTTCTGGGAATGTCAAACCACaaatgtgcacttgtgtgtgctgATATCCAGCCTGTGTGCAGAGCTGTGTTATCTGGGTCACACCTATCCTGACTGCGAGCTTTGTGTgaagttctggggactgaattcacTGCCTCCTACTCATGCTTActagaccactgagccacatccccaacccGTCTGCTTTTGATCTGTGCCTGCctttgtgtgttctctctctcccctctaccaCTGAATACATCTCCAGAGTCTTTGTTTTTGACTTGGCTATCACTGTATGGGCCACTGCTGGGTGTCTTAACCAGATGGATGTCTGCTTTCCCCGTCTGTCCCTGACTAGATGTCTTAGTGGGTCACAGAGGTTTGTTCCTCTGGACTGGCTGAGGGTGACCGCGTATTTGTGTACATTCTTGCAGAGCACCCCcacttctcccccctcccccgcagtCTGGCCACCCTGGGCCATGTTTATTCTGCCCCCAGCCTATGTCTGCCCTGCCCTGGGAGTGGCTGACCCTCTTGTCTGTCCAGCTAGCCAGCCACAGGATGTTCCCGAGACGTTGTTTCCGGCCACCCGCAGGTCAGGACCCAGGCGTCcagggtggcgggggtggggctttatcgtgtgtgtgtgtgtgtgggggtcctTGTCAGGGCATGAGAATGagggtggggggcggggaaggGACTAGACCAACAGGTTCCGCCTCATTCCTGCCCCGCCTCTCACTTCCTGGGTGCCAGCCCGGGGCAGGGGTGGACAGAATGAACCCCATGGCCTCAAGAGTGCGTGGGTGGAGCATGGAGTAGGTGTTTTCTGCTGGGCACCTGGACACCCAGGTCTGAGACACTCCTCCCTAGCTCTGAATTCGGAGCGTCCCATCTATTATTCATCTAATCAGCACAACTACTCAACGAGCTGGACATAATTTTCAAATGGGGAAACAAGTGAGGGAAGAGACAGGATTTGAACGGAACCGAACTCCGCACGCAGCTACTGCTTCCAAAGACCCACAGGCAGCTAAGCAGCCACCTTCCCCCTCTATGCGAGGCGTCTGTGGGGTGCAGAAGGAGCCCCAGTCCCCGTGAGGCCAAGCTTTCAAGGGGGTACCCGCTTGCTCTGAGTCAAAAAAGCCCCTGGATGAAATGAATAAGAAAACGATTTTAACCGTTTCATTGCCACGATAGGCTCTGGCAAAACTTCCTGTGGGCTGGTGGGTGGGGGCACCGGGTTCCCGGAGCCAGGCCGGGGGAGGCTCTGTTAATTCAGGGATGGGGGAAGTGCCCCCAATGAATTTCGCAATGGTCAATGAAAAGGGacgccagcctggcctccagtcaTCTGAGGGGTAGCCCCCTCACTCGAGGTCTTCAGAATTTGATTCCTAGTCCTGGATGCCGGGGGTGGGGGTCCCAAAGTCCCCTCCTCAGGGATCTGAgtcatacacagggaaagccGCGAGGCATGAGTCACCCAGGCAGAGCAAGGCGAGTGAGGTCGAGTGCGGCCTGGAGACCCCAGGGCTGATTTGAGTCACGCACGCCCTGGCCCTGCTGACCCCCAGCCCCGCGGTGCAGAGATCAGGAGCGGGAAGCACATGGTCGGAGGGAGGAAGGGTAGAGCGGGAGGAAGCTAGCGCCAGGCTGATCCAGGAAGCTGTTTCCATGGCAACGGGGGGGGGCTGTCTCAGCTCTCCGGAGGAAGGTCTTCCCAGCAGGGACTGCCCCGCCCAGCGAGCTGGGGAAGCACCCGTTCGTTCGGCCTTGGGGCCCCGAGTTTCAGATCGGGCAGGAAGGGGTTAACGGCAGTCCCCTCGGAGTTTCACCTGCGCTCCAAAGTCTCTGGTTCCGCAGCACTGGCCCCCGCGCGCTCCCGCACGCGTACAGCCACCCCACCCTCGGCTTGCACTTGCACGCACAACCGCGTCGGGCTCCACGCACGCAGTGAACTCCGTCGTGTCTCACGTCATGAACGACGCACGCGCCCCCGCAGTGCGGGGTGGAGTCCTccccggggcggggggggggggggagttgcgGATAGCGACAGTGGTGCGCATGTCGCTGCCTCCACTGACTTGGCTGTGTGATGTGACTCTGACACCCTCATCCACACACAAGGTCACAGAACTCTGACCCACAGTGTCACACGGACACAGGATACACCTGCTGCACTCTAGCAGAAACCCCTGTTCAGGCAGCCCTGCGAACACGGACAGAATCACACAGGCTCACAGGGACTTACACCTAGAAGCAGTTTCTCAGCACGTCGGCCAtaaccatatgcacacacagaagttTATATATGCCACACCATTGAGGCAAAGTATAACAGCCTCTGTCATCTGGGATTTGGACTGTCCCACAAGCACCCCTCACATGGAAATTATGGCTGAGACACATGGTAGAGACAGCCATGTCATCACCGAGTTATCACAGGTGACATACACAGATACTTTGATTGTTAAAGCCCGGACTCATGATGAGGGCACATTATTCACAGAAAAACAAGAGTTGGAAACAAGTGGAGTGTCTAATAAAATAATGGCATTTCTCAGAAACATGGATTCTACTGACTTGTGGAGCAAGAAGAGCAGTAGAATATGGTTACAGACATAGATCCTAACACCAACCCGAGGCACCAACCTGTCCTCACACAAAGAATAACAGACACAGACCCAAAAGAAGCCTCACACTGAGAAGCCTGTAGCTGGCAGACCAGGAAGACAGAGTCCGAACAGAACAGTGGTGTGGACTCTGTTTGGACCATGCAGAGAAATACAAGGGAGTGTGAATGAGGCTCCCTGGTACCCCTAAACttgaatttttgtgtgtttggagacagggtctcactctgtagccctggctgatctcactctgtagtcctgaaACTTGTTAAGGAGgtcagtctagccttgaactcagaaatccacctgcctttgcctttcttgtgctgggattaaaggtctaaGCCACCAAGGCTGGCTAACTATAatctttggtttgttgtttttgagacagggtcttactatgtagaccagctgggcttgaactcatagatacctacttccttccttctgagtgctggattaaaaaGGCTTACACCAAGCTGACCTGGGTTTACTGTGTGTTTTATGAGTGTCTTACAAAGTCCAGACTCACCTCCAACTTGCCTCGAACTTGCAAATATTACATGTACACCCACCACTCACTCctagctttttttaattttcaagtttctattttagattttttaaaaatattttttattttattttattttatttatttatttatttatttatttatttatttatttatttatttatttatttatttatttttgagacagggtttctctgtggggctttggagcctgtcctggatctcactctgtagcccaggctggcctcgaactcacagaggtctgccagcctctgcctcccgagtgctgggattaaaggtgtgcgccaccactgcccatcttctttttaaaatttttatgagtatgagtgttggcctatgcatgtatgtgcaccaagtATGTGCCTAAGTATGTCAAATCTCCTGGTactgaagttatggatggttatgagccacatgAACCAAACTGGGTCCTTAGAAGGAGCAACAAGTGATGTtaccttgctgagccatctccagccccaacaccCATCTTCTAAACTTGTGTGTTATGCGGAAATTGATGCCCTGAACTTCCTGACAGCCATCaaatcacatacacatactcagtTGTACAAACTCCACGATCCCAAGGCACAGGTGGAGGCTAACCCAATCATAAACCCACCACCTCACACCTACACAGATATGAGCACATTTCCCTTGACTTAGGAACACAAAATGGTGGGGTGGGAGCAAGATAGGCTCCTGCAGAACAGGAGTAATTGAGTGCAGAAAGACTGTGTCAGTGTTCCCATGGTAATGGTAAATGGAATTCACACAAAGGGTTTTCCATATccaatggggagggggagggagtggTGTCCTCTGGTTGTAGAAGCCAGGGTCTCCATCCCAGCTGTGATGACTGGATCAATGTCCAGATGTGCAGGCTGAAGGGGATGGGCTGGGGTCCAGCTGTGGCCTTGGGGAGAGGTTGAGTCACTCACTTCCCAGCAGTACAACCCAGGCTGGGCCCAGCTGTCCTTGAaaacaaggaggaggaggtggggtccCCAAACCAGCTAGAGGTTACTGATCCAAACTTGCAGAGCGGGGCCTCCTGGTTCCTACAAGTGGGGGGCCTTCAGACCTCTGCAAACTTGGAGGTTCACCATATCTAAAATGTGCTGCCATCCTTCTAAATATGAGGTCAGTCCCAAAGGAAAGGCTGTGGCTCCTTTTACAGAATTAAAGGTACTTATGTCCACAGCATGGCTCCTTGGTTGTAAAAACAGACAGCAAGGCTTCCCAGCTGCAGACATCACagccctccttttcttccctgtaAAAGGTGGGACTCCCTGCTGACCCAAGAGAAAGGTTATAGCTCCTTCCCTAACAGAGAATGAAGTACCTtcgtttatttttttgtttatgtatttacttacttattttgagataggggctCTCTATGTGGCCCTTATATGGACCTTGACACAGTAatcatttgcctctgcctccagaatgctgggattacaggtaggcaCCATCCCACTCAGCTTCTAatcttcatttaaatatttaaattttacttattattattattattattattattattattattattattagtttgtttcttccagacagggtttctctgcttagccctggatgtcctggaattctctct
This sequence is a window from Peromyscus eremicus chromosome 5, PerEre_H2_v1, whole genome shotgun sequence. Protein-coding genes within it:
- the Junb gene encoding transcription factor JunB; its protein translation is MCTKMEQPFYHDDSYTAAGYGRTPGSLSLHDYKLLKPTLALNLADPYRGLKGPGARGPGPEGSGAGSYFSGQGSDTGASLKLASTELERLIVPNSNGVITTTPTPPGQYFYPRGGGSSGGTGGGVTEEQEGFADGFVKALDDLHKMNHVTPPNVSLGASGGPQAGPGGVYAGPEPPPVYTNLSSYSPASAPSGGAGAAVGTGSSYPTATISYLPHAPPFAGGHPAQLGLGRGASAFKEEPQTVPEARSRDATPPVSPINMEDQERIKVERKRLRNRLAATKCRKRKLERIARLEDKVKTLKAENAGLSSTAGLLREQVAQLKQKVMTHVSNGCQLLLGVKGHAF